A DNA window from Streptomyces canus contains the following coding sequences:
- a CDS encoding aminotransferase-like domain-containing protein, with product MTVPTFASVPPLAARARSVGGSPVRDILAVTARPEVINFAGGLPAPELFDAEGIADAFRAVLEEVPERALQYSTTEGEPVLRTALAERMSARGLATCADDVLVTTGSQQALSLLATALIEPGDTVLVESPCYLAALQAFGFAGARVVAVPGDDEGPDPVALEELVVRERPKLLYTVPTFQNPTGRTMSAGRRAAVASVAARRGLWIVEDDPYGELRFEGERVPWIASHEEVRDRVVLLGSFSKVMAPGLRLGWLRAPGELRRACAVAKQAADLHTPTVNQLAAARYLADRDLDAHVRRVAGVYGQRRDAMLAGLADALPEGSTWTRPEGGMFLWARLPASYDTTALLPQVVTRDVAYVPGAPFYAGEPDRSTLRLCFVTQTPQEIGEGLRRLGEAFRAARVHVQDAQSQVPAQA from the coding sequence ATGACGGTGCCCACGTTCGCTTCCGTGCCTCCGCTCGCCGCCCGGGCCCGGTCGGTCGGTGGGTCGCCCGTACGGGACATCCTCGCCGTCACCGCCCGTCCCGAGGTCATCAACTTCGCGGGCGGGCTGCCGGCGCCCGAACTGTTCGACGCCGAGGGGATCGCAGACGCCTTTCGGGCGGTCCTGGAGGAGGTGCCCGAGCGGGCACTCCAGTACTCGACCACCGAGGGTGAGCCCGTGCTGCGGACGGCTCTTGCGGAGCGGATGTCGGCCCGCGGGCTCGCCACCTGCGCCGACGACGTCCTCGTCACCACCGGATCGCAGCAGGCGCTGTCGCTGCTCGCCACCGCGCTGATCGAGCCCGGGGACACGGTGCTCGTCGAGAGCCCCTGCTATCTGGCGGCCCTTCAGGCCTTCGGGTTCGCGGGCGCCCGGGTGGTGGCCGTGCCGGGCGACGACGAGGGGCCCGATCCCGTCGCCCTGGAGGAACTCGTCGTGCGGGAGCGGCCCAAGCTGCTCTACACCGTGCCCACCTTCCAGAACCCGACCGGGCGGACCATGTCCGCGGGGCGCCGGGCCGCGGTCGCGTCCGTGGCCGCGCGGCGCGGGCTGTGGATCGTCGAGGACGACCCGTACGGCGAACTCCGCTTCGAGGGCGAGCGGGTGCCGTGGATCGCCTCCCACGAGGAGGTCCGCGACCGGGTCGTGCTGCTCGGGTCCTTCTCCAAGGTCATGGCTCCCGGGCTGCGGCTCGGCTGGCTGCGGGCGCCCGGCGAGCTGCGGCGGGCCTGCGCGGTCGCCAAGCAGGCCGCCGATCTGCACACCCCGACCGTCAACCAGCTCGCCGCGGCACGATACCTGGCCGACCGGGACCTCGACGCGCATGTCCGGCGCGTCGCGGGGGTGTACGGGCAGCGGCGGGACGCCATGCTGGCGGGGCTGGCCGACGCCCTGCCCGAAGGGTCGACCTGGACCCGGCCCGAGGGCGGCATGTTCCTCTGGGCGCGACTTCCCGCGTCGTACGACACGACCGCGCTGCTTCCGCAGGTCGTGACGCGCGATGTTGCTTACGTCCCGGGAGCGCCCTTCTACGCCGGTGAGCCCGACCGCTCGACCCTGCGGCTGTGCTTCGTGACGCAGACGCCGCAGGAGATCGGCGAGGGGCTGCGGAGGCTCGGGGAGGCGTTCCGGGCGGCTCGGGTCCACGTCCAGGACGCTCAGAGCCAGGTCCCGGCCCAGGCCTAG
- the argS gene encoding arginine--tRNA ligase: protein MAPVTSLSDSVNQQLSSAISATLPEASADPLLRRSDRADFQANGILALAKKAKANPRELATQVVAKVESGAVIKDIEVSGPGFLNITITDRAITETLAARYADETDRLGVPYAPDPGITVVDYAQPNVAKEMHVGHLRSAVIGDALRAMLDFTGEKTIGRHHIGDWGTQFGMLIQYLVENPGELAPAAEVDGEQAMSNLNRVYKASRVLFDADEEFKERARKRVVALQSGDKETLELWQQFVDESKVYFYSVFEKLDMEIRDDEIVGESAYNEGMPETARLLEEMGVAERSEGALVVFFDEIRGKDDQPVPLIVQKADGGFGYAASDLTAIRNRVVDLHATSLLYVVDVRQSLHFKMVFEAARRAGWLTDGVTAHNMGYGTVLGADGKPFKTREGETVRLEDLLDEAVERATAVVREKAERVGLTEEEIVENGRYVGIGAVKYADLSTSPNRDYKFDLDQMVSLNGDTSVYLQYAYARIRSIFGKAGDRTPLAHPELELAPAERALGLHLDAFGATVFEASAEYAPHKVAAYLYQLASLYTTFYDQCPVVKPAPAQEVAENRLFLSDLTARTLHKGMALLGIRTPERL from the coding sequence ATGGCCCCGGTCACGTCCCTCAGCGACTCCGTCAACCAGCAGCTCAGCTCCGCGATCTCCGCCACCCTGCCGGAGGCCTCCGCGGACCCACTGCTGCGACGTAGCGACCGGGCCGACTTCCAGGCGAACGGCATCCTGGCGCTCGCCAAGAAGGCGAAGGCGAACCCGAGGGAGCTGGCGACGCAGGTCGTGGCGAAGGTCGAGTCGGGCGCCGTGATCAAGGACATCGAGGTCTCCGGCCCCGGCTTCCTGAACATCACGATCACCGACCGGGCGATCACGGAGACGCTGGCCGCCCGGTACGCGGACGAGACGGACCGCCTGGGCGTGCCGTACGCCCCCGACCCGGGCATCACGGTCGTCGACTACGCCCAACCGAACGTGGCGAAGGAGATGCACGTCGGTCACCTGCGCTCCGCCGTCATCGGCGACGCGCTGCGCGCGATGCTCGACTTCACCGGCGAGAAGACGATCGGCCGGCATCACATCGGCGACTGGGGCACCCAGTTCGGCATGCTGATCCAGTACCTGGTCGAGAACCCCGGCGAGCTGGCCCCGGCGGCCGAGGTCGACGGCGAGCAGGCCATGTCGAACCTGAACCGGGTGTACAAGGCGTCGCGCGTGCTCTTCGACGCGGACGAGGAGTTCAAGGAGCGGGCCCGGAAGAGGGTCGTCGCCCTGCAGTCCGGCGACAAGGAGACGCTCGAGCTCTGGCAGCAGTTCGTGGACGAGTCGAAGGTCTACTTCTACTCGGTCTTCGAGAAGCTGGACATGGAGATCCGCGACGACGAGATCGTCGGCGAGTCCGCGTACAACGAGGGCATGCCGGAGACCGCCCGCCTCCTGGAGGAGATGGGCGTCGCGGAGCGTTCCGAGGGCGCGCTCGTCGTCTTCTTCGACGAGATCCGCGGCAAGGACGACCAGCCGGTCCCGCTGATCGTGCAGAAGGCCGACGGCGGCTTCGGCTACGCGGCCTCCGACCTGACCGCGATCCGCAACCGCGTCGTCGATCTGCACGCGACGTCCCTGCTGTACGTCGTGGACGTACGCCAGTCGCTGCACTTCAAGATGGTCTTCGAGGCGGCCCGGCGCGCGGGCTGGCTGACCGACGGCGTCACCGCGCACAACATGGGCTACGGCACGGTCCTGGGCGCGGACGGCAAGCCGTTCAAGACACGTGAGGGCGAGACGGTCCGGCTGGAGGACCTGCTGGACGAGGCGGTCGAGCGGGCGACCGCGGTCGTGCGCGAGAAGGCCGAGAGGGTGGGCCTGACCGAGGAGGAGATCGTCGAGAACGGCCGGTACGTCGGGATCGGCGCCGTGAAGTACGCGGACCTGTCGACGTCGCCGAACCGTGACTACAAGTTCGACCTGGACCAGATGGTGTCGCTCAACGGCGACACGTCGGTCTACCTCCAGTACGCGTACGCCCGCATCCGGTCCATCTTCGGCAAGGCCGGCGACCGCACTCCGCTGGCCCACCCGGAGCTCGAACTCGCCCCGGCGGAGCGGGCGCTGGGCCTGCACCTGGACGCGTTCGGCGCGACGGTCTTCGAGGCGTCGGCGGAGTACGCACCGCACAAGGTGGCCGCGTACCTCTACCAACTGGCTTCTCTGTACACGACGTTCTACGACCAGTGCCCGGTGGTGAAGCCCGCTCCCGCGCAGGAGGTGGCGGAGAACCGCCTGTTCCTGAGCGATCTGACGGCCCGCACCCTGCACAAGGGGATGGCTCTGCTGGGGATCAGGACGCCTGAGCGCCTCTGA
- the lysS gene encoding lysine--tRNA ligase codes for MPIVAQSTETTDWVSRFADEVIEESERRAPGKPVVVASGLSPSGPIHLGNLREVMTPHLVADEIRRRGHQVRHLISWDDYDRYRKVPAGVAGVDESWGEHIGKPLTSVPAPKGSAHPNWAEHFKAAMIDALAELGVEFDGISQTAQYTSGVYREQILHAMAHRGDIDAILDQYRTKKAPAKKQQKPVDEAEVEAAEGSGAAAEDDGSSGSAGYFPYKPYCGNCEKDLTTVTSYDDATTELSYTCNACGFSETVRLNEFNRGKLVWKVDWPMRWAYEGVVFEPSGVDHSSPGSSFQVGGQIVGIFGGQQPIGPMYAFVGISGMAKMSSSRGGVPTPGDALKIMEPQLLRWLYARRRPNQSFKIAFDQEIQRLYDEWDKLDAKVAEGAALPADVAAHSRAVRTAGGELPRTARVLPYRTLASVADITAGHEDQALRILSELDPDNPLSTLDEARPRYDKAEAWINTQVPADQRTIVRSEPDAELLKSLDEASQQSLRLLLDGLASHWSLDGLTHLVYGVPKVQAGFPADATPKELPAEIKTSQRAFFALLYQLLVSRDTGPRLPTLLLAVGQERVRALLGE; via the coding sequence GTGCCGATCGTGGCTCAGAGCACCGAGACCACCGACTGGGTCTCCCGTTTCGCGGATGAGGTCATCGAGGAGTCGGAGCGTCGGGCCCCCGGCAAACCCGTGGTCGTCGCCTCTGGGCTCTCCCCGTCCGGTCCCATCCACCTGGGGAACCTCCGCGAGGTCATGACCCCCCACCTCGTCGCCGACGAGATCCGGCGCCGCGGACACCAGGTGCGGCACCTCATCTCCTGGGACGACTACGACCGGTACCGCAAGGTGCCGGCCGGCGTCGCGGGCGTCGACGAGTCGTGGGGCGAGCACATCGGCAAGCCGCTGACCTCCGTGCCCGCGCCCAAGGGGTCCGCACACCCGAACTGGGCCGAGCACTTCAAGGCCGCCATGATCGACGCGCTGGCCGAGCTCGGCGTCGAGTTCGACGGGATCAGCCAGACCGCGCAGTACACCTCGGGTGTCTACCGCGAGCAGATCCTGCACGCGATGGCGCACCGCGGGGACATCGACGCGATCCTCGACCAGTACCGGACCAAGAAGGCCCCGGCCAAGAAGCAGCAGAAGCCGGTGGACGAGGCCGAGGTCGAGGCCGCCGAGGGGTCCGGCGCGGCCGCCGAGGACGACGGGTCCTCCGGGTCCGCCGGGTACTTCCCGTACAAGCCCTACTGCGGCAACTGCGAGAAGGACCTCACCACCGTCACCTCCTACGACGACGCCACGACCGAGCTGTCGTACACCTGCAACGCCTGCGGTTTCTCCGAGACCGTCCGGCTGAACGAGTTCAACCGCGGCAAGCTGGTCTGGAAGGTCGACTGGCCGATGCGGTGGGCGTACGAGGGTGTCGTCTTCGAGCCCTCCGGTGTCGACCACTCCTCGCCCGGGTCCTCCTTCCAGGTCGGCGGGCAGATCGTCGGGATCTTCGGCGGACAGCAGCCGATCGGGCCGATGTACGCCTTCGTGGGGATCTCCGGGATGGCGAAGATGTCGTCGTCCAGGGGCGGGGTGCCCACGCCGGGCGACGCGCTGAAGATCATGGAGCCGCAGCTCCTGCGGTGGCTCTACGCCCGCCGCAGGCCCAACCAGTCCTTCAAGATCGCCTTCGACCAGGAGATCCAGCGGCTCTACGACGAGTGGGACAAGCTGGACGCCAAGGTCGCCGAGGGGGCTGCCCTGCCGGCCGACGTCGCCGCGCACTCCCGCGCGGTGCGGACCGCCGGCGGTGAGCTGCCCCGGACGGCACGCGTGCTGCCGTACCGGACGCTCGCGTCCGTCGCCGACATCACCGCGGGCCACGAGGACCAGGCGCTGCGGATCCTCAGCGAGCTGGACCCCGACAACCCGCTGTCGACGCTGGACGAGGCCCGGCCCCGGTACGACAAGGCCGAGGCCTGGATCAACACGCAGGTGCCCGCCGACCAGCGGACCATCGTGCGCAGCGAGCCCGACGCCGAGCTGCTGAAGTCCCTCGACGAGGCCTCCCAGCAGTCCCTACGACTGCTGCTGGACGGGCTGGCCTCGCACTGGTCGCTCGACGGGCTCACGCACCTTGTGTACGGCGTGCCCAAGGTGCAGGCCGGGTTCCCCGCGGACGCCACGCCCAAGGAGCTGCCGGCCGAGATCAAGACCTCTCAGCGGGCTTTCTTCGCCCTGCTCTATCAGCTGCTGGTCTCCCGGGACACCGGGCCGCGGCTGCCCACGCTGCTGCTGGCCGTGGGGCAGGAGCGGGTCCGGGCGCTGCTCGGCGAGTAG
- a CDS encoding P-loop ATPase, Sll1717 family, with translation MADQPGLAQLHFGREDAERDVTEGLLLRGGFLPNAAYRGALSGRKMLIIGRKGSGKSAICMQLMSDGEGGHRGGKVLVTPDEAAGEEIRRFELQGLPGDSAKALIWRYVFAVHAARHLVDHAKGAHDGGHKTDSVKALGRFLKQNGEAAGGGGRLVERLAQGARGLQTSLSLEAFGVKASVDLAQSPSEGARAARQLEIVEQGVARAFEDLGCDGVVHPPLLLMVDQLEQVWSVEPDSNSMVIGLLLAAKHAASLYGRSVRFLLFLRADIYDSLSFGEGDKFHGDELRIAWTEQALKDLAWARARASVGEELTEERLWKELFPETVGGEEITGHLFGRCLPRPRDAIQFLNLCQEKAWLEHERDRITEADVAQAGRQFSEWKLNDLTSEYLVAHPFLRNLFPLFQNTGYVVTRAALTRRFEAAAETLHHDFPAYANALTLPGIIDVLHGVGFLGVRRGNDVVYAGDDGLPVQPHETEFQVHPCFRVALGATTAFDLRRYEPQFADARISSGNYSPGASGSSSLNRDDRLLMQLARSCHSILAQVGRAVGLTRDVRDEITLQINRVLAEVNRIPPGAAASVGLDVDDHLLTTAHYFTNLAAQLRAGGLEESTGVGDVARRVEEEVRRLRRSAGGSYGSSGDSSGY, from the coding sequence ATGGCCGACCAGCCGGGGCTCGCGCAGTTGCACTTCGGGCGTGAGGATGCCGAACGGGACGTGACCGAGGGGCTGTTGCTGCGCGGCGGCTTTCTGCCGAACGCCGCGTACCGGGGCGCGCTCAGCGGGCGCAAAATGCTGATCATCGGGCGCAAGGGGTCCGGGAAGAGTGCCATCTGCATGCAGCTGATGTCCGACGGCGAGGGCGGGCACCGGGGCGGGAAGGTGCTCGTCACCCCTGACGAGGCCGCGGGGGAGGAGATCCGGCGGTTCGAGCTGCAGGGGCTGCCGGGGGACTCGGCCAAGGCGCTGATCTGGCGGTATGTGTTCGCCGTACACGCCGCTCGGCACCTGGTCGACCATGCCAAGGGCGCACATGACGGCGGCCACAAGACCGACTCGGTCAAGGCGCTCGGGCGGTTCCTCAAGCAGAACGGCGAGGCGGCAGGCGGGGGCGGCCGGCTGGTGGAGCGGCTGGCGCAGGGGGCCCGGGGGCTGCAGACCTCGCTGTCCCTCGAGGCTTTCGGGGTCAAGGCGAGCGTGGATCTCGCCCAGTCGCCGTCCGAAGGAGCCCGCGCGGCTCGGCAGTTGGAGATCGTCGAGCAGGGCGTGGCACGGGCCTTCGAGGATCTGGGGTGTGACGGGGTCGTGCACCCACCGTTGCTGCTCATGGTCGACCAGTTGGAACAGGTGTGGTCCGTCGAGCCGGACAGCAACTCCATGGTGATCGGGCTGCTGCTGGCGGCCAAGCACGCGGCGAGTTTGTACGGCCGTTCCGTGCGCTTCCTGCTGTTCCTGCGCGCCGACATCTACGACTCGCTGTCCTTCGGGGAGGGCGACAAGTTCCACGGGGACGAGCTCAGGATCGCCTGGACGGAACAGGCCCTGAAGGACCTCGCGTGGGCCAGGGCGCGGGCCTCCGTCGGGGAGGAGCTGACCGAGGAGCGGCTTTGGAAGGAGCTGTTCCCCGAGACGGTGGGCGGGGAGGAGATCACGGGCCATCTCTTCGGGCGCTGTCTGCCGAGGCCCCGGGACGCCATCCAGTTCCTCAACCTGTGCCAGGAGAAGGCCTGGCTGGAGCATGAGCGGGACCGGATCACCGAGGCGGACGTGGCGCAGGCGGGCCGGCAGTTCTCGGAGTGGAAGCTCAACGATCTGACCTCGGAGTACCTGGTCGCGCACCCGTTTCTCCGGAACCTGTTTCCGCTGTTCCAGAACACCGGGTACGTCGTCACGCGCGCCGCGCTCACCCGCCGCTTCGAAGCGGCCGCCGAGACGCTGCACCACGACTTCCCGGCGTACGCCAACGCGTTGACGCTGCCCGGCATCATCGATGTGCTCCACGGGGTTGGGTTCCTCGGGGTGCGGCGCGGCAACGACGTGGTGTACGCCGGTGACGACGGGCTGCCGGTCCAGCCGCACGAGACGGAGTTCCAGGTCCACCCCTGCTTCCGGGTGGCGCTGGGCGCGACGACCGCTTTCGACCTGCGGCGTTATGAGCCCCAGTTCGCGGACGCGCGCATCTCCTCGGGCAACTACAGCCCCGGCGCTTCGGGTTCGTCCTCCCTCAACCGCGACGACCGGCTGCTGATGCAGCTCGCACGCTCCTGCCACTCGATCCTCGCGCAGGTGGGGCGGGCGGTGGGGCTGACGCGGGACGTCCGCGACGAGATCACGCTACAGATCAACCGGGTACTGGCCGAGGTCAATCGCATCCCTCCGGGGGCCGCGGCGTCCGTCGGCCTCGACGTGGACGACCATCTCCTCACCACCGCCCACTACTTCACGAACCTCGCCGCTCAACTCCGCGCCGGCGGCCTGGAGGAGAGCACGGGCGTCGGGGACGTGGCGCGCCGGGTGGAGGAGGAGGTACGGCGGTTGCGGCGGTCGGCGGGTGGGTCGTACGGCAGCTCGGGGGACTCTTCGGGGTACTGA
- a CDS encoding DUF4253 domain-containing protein gives MATLPNPLPTLAADPSGRSLGLGLPLGRLIDETDDGPWYEPLLWHAEYSASSGAWTALGTPAARTGLLPVLIEVGGSQGGPDEWELMPGEMSYPGDHDPEELLAEYWAYAIEDPDDLDETIAPYDEAWPGPAPAPASLSIDPDRRAAETADALLDEGSWFKEPRLALVPARRSADIPAAIGWTGPMNFEGDTARICAVLRSWEDRFGIRVLALSFDRLVLSVAGPPTTRAEAEAVAAEHFAFCPDNITQGDHETLREYAEHAVLGQRVWSFWWD, from the coding sequence ATGGCGACTCTTCCCAACCCGCTGCCCACCCTGGCGGCAGACCCGAGCGGCCGTTCGCTCGGACTCGGGCTCCCTCTCGGGAGACTGATCGACGAGACGGACGACGGTCCGTGGTACGAGCCGTTGCTGTGGCATGCCGAGTACTCCGCGTCCTCCGGCGCCTGGACCGCACTGGGCACCCCGGCCGCGCGAACGGGCCTGCTGCCGGTGCTGATAGAGGTCGGCGGCAGCCAGGGCGGGCCGGACGAGTGGGAGTTGATGCCCGGGGAGATGTCGTACCCCGGGGACCACGACCCGGAGGAACTGCTGGCGGAGTACTGGGCGTACGCGATCGAGGATCCCGACGACCTCGACGAGACGATCGCCCCCTACGACGAGGCATGGCCCGGCCCCGCCCCGGCCCCGGCGTCCCTGAGTATCGACCCCGACCGCCGCGCCGCCGAGACGGCCGACGCGCTCCTCGACGAGGGCTCGTGGTTCAAGGAGCCGCGCCTCGCTCTGGTCCCGGCCCGCCGCAGCGCGGACATCCCGGCGGCCATCGGCTGGACGGGCCCGATGAACTTCGAGGGCGACACCGCTCGTATCTGCGCGGTCCTCCGCTCCTGGGAGGACCGCTTCGGCATACGCGTGCTCGCGCTCAGCTTCGACCGACTGGTCCTGTCCGTCGCCGGCCCGCCCACGACGAGAGCCGAGGCGGAGGCCGTCGCCGCCGAGCACTTCGCGTTCTGCCCGGACAACATCACCCAGGGGGATCACGAAACTCTGCGCGAGTACGCCGAACACGCGGTGCTGGGGCAGCGGGTCTGGTCCTTCTGGTGGGACTGA
- a CDS encoding arylamine N-acetyltransferase family protein — MADDTVRDSGFDLDEYLARIGWEGERRADLTTLAGVHLAHLQGIPFENLDALSRSAPSLEPGDLMAKLVRSRRGGYCYEHNTLLLLALEELGFRVTRLTARVVLGADSIESRPRTHMALLVEIPGDPQPYLADVGFGAIGALLEPVPLRTDTEFLDAGRLHRLVRVPHRGPLELWVLQAHQEERWADQYAFTLEPFEKPDFEVINWHVGTNPRSPFTQQIYVQNVTADRHLLLHGSLLTETRADGTVKKRELTDEAEARRLLEEEFGISAPEGARLLPG; from the coding sequence ATGGCCGATGACACTGTGCGCGACTCGGGATTCGATCTGGATGAGTATCTGGCGCGGATCGGGTGGGAGGGCGAGCGGCGGGCCGACCTCACGACGCTCGCGGGGGTGCACCTGGCACACCTGCAAGGCATCCCCTTCGAGAACCTCGACGCCCTGAGCCGCAGCGCACCCTCCCTCGAACCCGGTGACCTGATGGCGAAACTGGTGCGGAGCCGGCGCGGAGGGTACTGCTACGAGCACAACACACTGCTCCTGCTCGCCCTGGAGGAGCTCGGTTTCCGCGTGACCCGGCTGACGGCCCGTGTCGTCCTCGGTGCGGACAGCATCGAGAGCCGGCCGCGTACCCACATGGCGCTGCTCGTGGAGATCCCCGGCGACCCGCAGCCCTATCTCGCCGACGTCGGGTTCGGGGCGATCGGCGCGCTGCTGGAACCGGTGCCGCTCCGGACGGACACCGAGTTCCTCGACGCCGGGCGTCTTCACCGTCTGGTGCGGGTGCCGCACCGGGGGCCACTGGAGCTGTGGGTGCTCCAGGCCCACCAGGAGGAGAGGTGGGCGGATCAGTACGCCTTCACCCTGGAGCCGTTCGAGAAGCCCGACTTCGAGGTCATCAACTGGCACGTCGGGACCAACCCGCGCTCCCCCTTCACCCAGCAGATCTACGTCCAGAACGTCACCGCCGACCGCCATCTCCTCCTCCACGGCAGCCTGCTCACGGAGACCCGCGCCGACGGAACCGTGAAGAAGCGGGAGCTGACCGACGAGGCGGAGGCACGGCGGCTCCTGGAGGAGGAGTTCGGGATCAGCGCGCCGGAGGGAGCGCGGCTGCTCCCCGGCTGA
- a CDS encoding serine/threonine-protein kinase produces MLNEVLAGRFRITGLLGSGGMGQVWAAEDERMRRDVAVKVVHPQYGVGESETQARFQREVQLAGRLAHQNIVTVHDWGEVRVDRRKTLYLVMELVRGVSLGKRLKGTVPTPWPLAVGWAAQITLALEAAHSHGVVHRDIKPANALLTPDGTVKVLDFGVAKFMGETIGARELTVTGEPLGSPMYMSPEQALGDREVDHRSDLYSLGCLLYHAVTSTPPFTSATPWAVLRMQIDDAPVAPVERAGGIPDRLNHLILRLLAKRPEERPPDAATVHETLVTVLVEHALTSSGGETLDTAELGRGAALPVRLLKAARLKADRLLEATTDEVARRRTRAERDLAARQEAAEVRLRLLTDTSRAEAEQALAEARAEAERITEGAKTAAARARMATAARALLSHRSAGEQAVEKAAEARESARRIVADARAEAERIVAEARERAHEGAPTEFAPAEFAPAESAAIERSRPETAEPDWFEWPAPPAESLLDLGSAKEERDLPYLRFLPETETETETQPDIEPDAQSLALAMSDAVEPPPQRQDAPVARVRFKVVRPGYARTVVDDHILRLVVARRGAESEVTWLEEQFVDRYVEATTSDHSLPETKNAARNEALRSIAHARAEARLEYSRRRESDPPPTASDLFAVVRRGYDRVQVDQRYDQLVREKIRAEARIAALRELLKTLPSPELPHQQTSPE; encoded by the coding sequence GTGCTGAACGAGGTCCTCGCCGGGCGGTTCCGGATCACCGGTCTGCTGGGCTCCGGCGGGATGGGGCAGGTCTGGGCCGCCGAGGACGAGCGGATGCGACGGGACGTCGCCGTCAAGGTCGTGCATCCGCAGTACGGCGTAGGCGAATCGGAGACACAGGCCCGGTTCCAGCGCGAGGTGCAGTTGGCGGGGCGGCTCGCCCACCAGAACATCGTCACCGTGCACGACTGGGGCGAGGTCCGGGTCGACCGGCGCAAGACTCTTTATCTCGTCATGGAGCTGGTGCGGGGCGTCTCCCTGGGCAAGCGGCTGAAGGGGACCGTCCCCACGCCCTGGCCGCTCGCCGTCGGCTGGGCCGCCCAGATCACCCTGGCGCTGGAGGCTGCGCACAGCCACGGGGTGGTCCACCGGGACATCAAACCCGCCAACGCGCTGCTCACGCCCGACGGGACCGTGAAGGTCCTCGACTTCGGGGTGGCGAAGTTCATGGGGGAGACCATCGGCGCCCGTGAACTCACCGTCACCGGTGAACCACTCGGATCGCCGATGTACATGTCGCCGGAACAGGCGCTGGGCGACCGGGAGGTCGATCACCGCAGTGACCTCTACTCGCTGGGCTGTCTCCTCTACCACGCAGTCACAAGCACGCCGCCCTTCACAAGTGCCACCCCATGGGCCGTGCTCCGCATGCAGATCGACGACGCGCCGGTCGCGCCCGTCGAGCGGGCGGGCGGGATACCGGATCGCCTGAACCACCTCATCCTGCGTCTCCTGGCCAAGCGCCCGGAGGAGCGGCCGCCCGACGCCGCGACCGTTCACGAGACGCTGGTCACGGTCCTGGTCGAGCACGCGCTGACGTCGTCCGGCGGCGAGACCCTGGACACGGCCGAGCTGGGGCGCGGTGCGGCCCTCCCGGTGCGGCTGCTGAAGGCGGCTCGGCTGAAGGCGGATCGCCTCCTGGAAGCGACGACGGACGAGGTCGCCCGTCGGCGTACGCGTGCGGAGCGTGATCTGGCGGCACGCCAGGAGGCCGCCGAGGTGCGACTCCGCCTTCTGACGGACACGTCACGGGCGGAGGCGGAGCAGGCTCTGGCGGAGGCCCGCGCGGAGGCGGAGAGGATCACCGAGGGGGCGAAGACGGCGGCTGCCAGGGCCCGGATGGCGACCGCCGCTCGTGCCCTGCTGAGTCACCGGTCGGCGGGAGAACAGGCCGTGGAGAAAGCGGCCGAGGCCAGGGAATCCGCCCGCCGGATCGTCGCCGACGCCCGGGCCGAGGCCGAGCGGATCGTCGCGGAGGCGAGGGAGAGGGCTCACGAGGGCGCGCCGACCGAGTTCGCACCGGCCGAGTTCGCACCGGCCGAATCGGCAGCGATCGAGCGTTCCCGGCCCGAGACGGCCGAGCCCGACTGGTTCGAGTGGCCCGCGCCGCCCGCCGAGAGCCTGCTCGACCTGGGGTCGGCGAAGGAGGAGCGCGACCTGCCCTATTTGCGGTTCCTCCCCGAGACCGAGACCGAGACCGAGACCCAGCCCGACATCGAGCCCGACGCGCAGTCCCTCGCCCTGGCCATGAGCGATGCCGTCGAACCCCCGCCGCAGCGCCAGGACGCACCGGTCGCACGCGTCCGTTTCAAGGTGGTACGGCCGGGCTATGCCCGCACCGTCGTGGACGATCACATCCTCCGGCTGGTGGTCGCACGGCGCGGTGCGGAGTCCGAGGTCACCTGGCTGGAGGAGCAGTTCGTCGACCGGTACGTCGAGGCGACCACCAGCGACCACAGCTTGCCCGAGACCAAAAACGCAGCACGGAATGAGGCTCTCCGCTCCATTGCCCACGCCCGCGCCGAGGCCCGACTGGAATACTCCCGGCGACGGGAATCCGATCCTCCGCCCACCGCTTCCGACCTCTTCGCGGTGGTGCGGAGGGGGTACGACCGCGTACAGGTCGACCAGCGCTACGACCAGTTGGTGAGGGAAAAGATCCGCGCCGAGGCCCGGATCGCCGCGCTGAGAGAGCTCCTGAAGACCCTGCCGTCCCCGGAGCTCCCTCACCAGCAGACCTCACCGGAGTGA